ACCAATAAAGTGAGGGTCAGTTTTCAAAGGTTCGCAGAGTTCTTTGACAACACCAGTGGGGTGTTTGCCCTTTTGTCGCCAAGTTTCAAACTCTGGATGTTGATTTACCCGATGCAATAGTTCATTAATCAGTGGCGTATTTAGCTCTGCCATCAACTTCCATAGTTGGTGGCGTGATGATTCTGAGGCTACAAGACGACACTGAATAGTGATTTGGCTCATCGCTTTAAAACAATATTGTCTAATACTAACATATTTGTATTAGACAAGTCTTCTGTAAAATAAATTGTATGCAGGAGACATTTTTTACAAGCAAGGAAGCTGCTGAAATCACAGGCTGCACCCTTCGTCAGCTACAGTATTGGCGAGAGAGGGGGGTGATTGTTCCTGTAATCAGTGATACTGGGACAGGACGTAGTATTTATTACTCAAAATCTAATTTGCTGGAACTGGCTGCAATGTCATATTGGCTATCTGTGGGTTTAAGTTTTGACATAGCCAGCACCACGCTCAAAAAGCTGAAAGACCAAGAGCCGGAGTTATTTACTTCAGGTAAAGGTAAGCGGTTTATGTTGTTGTCCCAAGCACAGGAGCGATCGCTTGAGCTTG
This Nostoc sp. KVJ3 DNA region includes the following protein-coding sequences:
- a CDS encoding MerR family transcriptional regulator; this translates as MQETFFTSKEAAEITGCTLRQLQYWRERGVIVPVISDTGTGRSIYYSKSNLLELAAMSYWLSVGLSFDIASTTLKKLKDQEPELFTSGKGKRFMLLSQAQERSLELVEFDRKKAIASLDAGKPVIPVWLDEIYQKLALKLGKS